In 'Nostoc azollae' 0708, the following are encoded in one genomic region:
- a CDS encoding sucrase ferredoxin, protein MNGFFCAEESCQANEDPIGRASNHRYYVLIASPPPWTFYPLDSKCITSKLQALRSAIDEGAWSLRLVFIYNANYYKLGQTRLIIYYQTEESFSGYSKKEYILSDINDVVPIIERCIRNETLEEFEDINIQPRIFLVCTHGNHDKCCSKYGNPFYRQAITTLKDLLLSNTRVWQGSHFGGHRFTPTMIDLPEGRYYGRLDQKSFTTIFKRAGDIQCLENVYRGWEISPWQVQVLEKELMLTYNWSWFNYQVQGHVIEQHQDETFSKLLGK, encoded by the coding sequence ATGAACGGTTTTTTCTGTGCAGAAGAATCTTGTCAAGCGAACGAAGATCCCATTGGTCGTGCATCAAATCACCGATACTATGTTCTGATTGCATCTCCACCACCTTGGACATTTTATCCCCTAGATTCCAAATGTATTACTAGTAAATTACAAGCTTTAAGATCAGCTATTGATGAGGGTGCATGGTCTCTACGCTTGGTATTTATTTACAATGCTAATTATTATAAACTTGGGCAAACTCGTCTAATTATCTATTACCAAACTGAAGAGTCTTTTTCAGGGTATAGCAAGAAAGAATATATCCTATCAGATATCAATGATGTAGTACCAATCATAGAAAGGTGTATCAGAAATGAAACTCTAGAAGAATTCGAAGACATAAATATTCAACCTAGAATTTTTTTAGTATGTACTCATGGTAATCATGATAAATGTTGCTCTAAATATGGTAATCCTTTTTATCGTCAAGCTATCACAACATTAAAAGATTTATTATTATCTAATACTCGAGTTTGGCAAGGTAGTCATTTTGGTGGACATCGTTTTACACCAACCATGATTGACCTTCCAGAAGGGAGATATTACGGTCGGTTAGACCAAAAATCCTTTACTACTATTTTTAAACGAGCTGGTGATATCCAATGTTTAGAAAATGTCTATCGCGGTTGGGAAATTTCACCCTGGCAAGTGCAAGTTTTAGAAAAAGAGTTAATGCTAACATATAATTGGTCTTGGTTTAATTATCAAGTGCAAGGTCATGTAATTGAGCAACATCAAGATGAAACTTTTAGTAAACTTTTAGGAAAGTAG
- a CDS encoding phosphopantetheine-binding protein — translation MAEATLMVSGSVKSALVKTKRLQKTALESNHVIDAAANAENGIQIVTCGQVVTQQQIIIPNPDTLTCCTTDEIGEIWGSGPSIGHGYWNRPEETEQTFHAYLQDTGEGPFLRTGDLGFLHNGELFVTGQAKDLIIIRGRNVYPQDIELTAERSHKMLRGGSVAAFAVEVEKKEHLVVVQELNFRTKPNIEEVTAAIRQALTPEHEIQVYALVLIKAGTISKTSSGKIQRRATKGRFSEGTLEVVGSSILEISQTTEPEAVLTRNNLLALTRQERQQLLNSYLQKLLARVLRVKPEQLDSEKPLSSLGLDSLKVFELRNRIEVDFEVAISVVEFFDGAGISELENQILNQVNNNFTHVSLPIFKVERSTH, via the coding sequence ATGGCAGAAGCAACCTTAATGGTTTCTGGTAGTGTCAAATCTGCCTTAGTTAAAACCAAAAGATTACAAAAAACCGCTTTAGAATCCAACCATGTAATTGATGCGGCTGCTAACGCAGAGAATGGAATTCAGATAGTTACTTGTGGTCAAGTTGTGACTCAACAACAGATTATTATTCCTAACCCAGATACTTTAACTTGTTGCACTACTGACGAAATTGGGGAAATTTGGGGATCAGGTCCTAGTATAGGTCATGGTTACTGGAACCGTCCAGAAGAAACAGAGCAAACATTCCACGCATATCTGCAAGATACAGGAGAAGGTCCATTTTTACGGACTGGGGACTTAGGATTTCTGCACAATGGTGAACTTTTCGTTACTGGACAAGCAAAAGATTTAATCATCATCAGGGGACGCAATGTTTACCCCCAAGATATTGAACTCACAGCAGAACGCAGTCATAAAATGTTGCGTGGGGGAAGTGTTGCGGCTTTTGCGGTGGAAGTAGAAAAAAAAGAACATTTAGTAGTAGTACAAGAACTAAATTTTCGTACTAAACCGAATATAGAAGAAGTTACAGCTGCTATTCGTCAAGCTTTAACCCCAGAACATGAAATACAAGTTTATGCACTTGTTTTAATCAAAGCTGGCACAATTTCTAAAACTTCCAGTGGTAAAATTCAACGTCGTGCCACAAAAGGCAGATTTTCAGAAGGTACATTAGAAGTTGTTGGGAGCAGTATTCTAGAAATTAGCCAGACAACAGAACCAGAAGCAGTTCTCACACGCAACAACTTACTAGCACTAACACGACAAGAAAGACAGCAATTATTAAATTCTTACTTACAAAAATTACTAGCTAGGGTATTGAGGGTAAAACCTGAGCAATTAGATAGTGAGAAACCTTTGAGTAGTTTAGGTTTAGACTCTCTCAAGGTTTTCGAGTTAAGAAACCGGATAGAAGTTGATTTTGAGGTGGCTATATCTGTAGTTGAATTCTTTGATGGTGCTGGTATCTCTGAATTAGAAAACCAAATACTAAACCAAGTGAATAACAACTTTACTCATGTATCCTTGCCTATTTTTAAAGTTGAGAGAAGTACTCATTAA
- a CDS encoding PepSY domain-containing protein, translated as MKSKKLCDMAFILHYYIRLVVGLIAAIIGLTGSFLIFEPEMEDFLVTCKFGHVNPQG; from the coding sequence ATGAAGTCTAAAAAACTGTGTGACATGGCGTTTATTCTTCACTACTATATCAGGTTAGTTGTTGGGTTAATTGCGGCAATTATCGGTTTAACTGGTAGTTTTTTAATCTTTGAACCTGAAATGGAGGATTTTTTGGTTACCTGCAAGTTTGGTCATGTGAATCCCCAGGGGTAG
- a CDS encoding AMIN domain-containing protein: MLATPEGEKLQISCKTEGNKFIIDIPSAQLSLPNRDTVSQQKPSAGVHDITVTNFNSNTIRVIVTGTDNTPKVELFDSNECLIFGITSTRSTSQAEAQPTPAP; the protein is encoded by the coding sequence ATCTTAGCCACTCCAGAAGGTGAGAAACTGCAAATATCTTGCAAAACTGAGGGAAACAAATTCATTATTGATATTCCCTCAGCCCAACTTAGTCTACCCAATCGTGATACAGTTAGCCAACAAAAACCCAGTGCAGGAGTTCATGATATCACAGTTACTAACTTTAATAGCAACACTATTAGAGTTATCGTTACGGGAACAGATAATACACCCAAGGTAGAACTATTTGATAGTAACGAATGTTTAATTTTTGGCATTACCTCAACAAGATCTACCTCTCAAGCAGAAGCACAACCCACACCAGCACCCTAG
- a CDS encoding PepSY domain-containing protein: protein MLSVTEVILCPGWRKIMDGFKIKWYRHPKRLSFDLHKVIGIMVAVFLALTGFTDFCWNLFI from the coding sequence ATTCTTAGTGTTACTGAAGTAATATTGTGCCCTGGTTGGAGAAAAATCATGGATGGATTCAAAATTAAATGGTATAGACATCCTAAACGTTTAAGTTTTGATCTTCACAAAGTGATAGGGATTATGGTAGCTGTATTTTTAGCTTTAACTGGCTTCACTGATTTTTGTTGGAATTTATTTATATGA
- a CDS encoding AMIN domain-containing protein, whose product MEAVKLVNKSQCSDFIVEIPNTFLSLGKQNSFNQKNPAAGITNVSVTQTNANTVQLTVTGEKGVPTAELFDGDEGLMFELAPIAFPIISPQQSQTLIQITEVKFKTTTNG is encoded by the coding sequence ATAGAAGCAGTTAAGCTAGTTAATAAAAGTCAATGCAGCGATTTTATAGTAGAGATACCCAATACATTTCTATCACTAGGTAAACAAAACAGTTTTAACCAAAAGAATCCAGCTGCAGGTATAACCAATGTCAGCGTCACCCAAACTAACGCCAATACCGTCCAACTAACAGTTACAGGTGAAAAAGGTGTACCAACCGCAGAATTATTTGATGGTGATGAAGGCTTAATGTTTGAACTTGCACCCATTGCATTTCCTATCATTTCACCACAGCAAAGTCAAACATTAATCCAAATTACTGAAGTTAAATTTAAGACTACCACCAATGGCTGA
- a CDS encoding TonB-dependent siderophore receptor produces the protein MRDIPASIQVIPKELIQDRQVVRLNELADNLSGVRPQETYGRLASKGYFIRGFATGFKTLRDGVKDTGFLSHRDVANIERVEFLKGPISVLYGSFTSPSGIVNTITKKPIQYPFYQLNGTIRNNDFYRTSVDLYGLFLENRAALYRVNAAYESAKSFHDFVENESTFIAPMITVKVG, from the coding sequence TTGCGTGATATTCCTGCATCTATACAGGTTATACCCAAAGAACTCATTCAAGACAGGCAAGTAGTTAGACTCAACGAACTAGCAGATAACCTTAGTGGTGTGCGTCCTCAAGAAACCTATGGCAGACTAGCATCTAAAGGTTACTTTATTCGCGGTTTTGCTACAGGTTTTAAAACCCTTCGTGATGGCGTAAAAGATACTGGTTTTTTGAGTCATCGTGATGTCGCTAATATTGAGCGGGTAGAATTTCTTAAAGGACCAATATCAGTTCTCTATGGTAGCTTCACCAGTCCCAGTGGTATAGTTAATACCATTACCAAAAAGCCCATTCAATATCCTTTTTATCAACTTAATGGCACTATTCGTAACAATGACTTTTATCGGACATCAGTTGATCTTTATGGACTTTTTTTAGAAAATCGTGCCGCACTCTACCGTGTTAATGCAGCTTATGAAAGTGCGAAAAGTTTCCATGATTTTGTAGAAAATGAAAGTACCTTTATTGCCCCAATGATTACCGTCAAAGTGGGATAA
- a CDS encoding PepSY-associated TM helix domain-containing protein: MVLSKILQRAEVAIPNAKTTYIRVANKPEEAITVAKKLSDGSSMYGQSEISFDQYTGKALQIVESRSLPLGDHILNSFEPLQYGRFGGIYSRILYIIVGLAPMILFVTGLVMWWEPRRIKPINVNTSNQTDMI; the protein is encoded by the coding sequence ATGGTATTGTCGAAAATCCTGCAAAGAGCAGAAGTAGCGATACCAAATGCCAAAACTACATATATTCGTGTAGCTAACAAACCAGAGGAAGCAATTACAGTTGCTAAAAAGCTATCTGATGGTAGTTCTATGTATGGTCAGAGTGAGATTTCATTTGATCAATACACAGGCAAGGCGTTGCAAATAGTTGAGAGTCGTTCTTTACCTTTAGGCGATCACATTCTCAATTCTTTTGAACCTTTACAGTATGGAAGATTCGGGGGAATTTATAGCCGGATTCTCTACATAATTGTAGGTTTAGCACCCATGATTCTCTTTGTTACTGGCTTGGTAATGTGGTGGGAGCCCCGCCGTATCAAGCCAATAAATGTAAATACTTCAAATCAAACGGACATGATATAG